Sequence from the Megalops cyprinoides isolate fMegCyp1 chromosome 9, fMegCyp1.pri, whole genome shotgun sequence genome:
GCAAGAAGAGGAAAGGAACAGGGAGCAGGGGAGGCACAGAGAAGTAaaggaggaaggaaagaaaggagggaGCAGCAAAAAAACTGAGAATGTGTAACAAAAATAAGCGAGACTGAGTAACAGGAACAGTGAGTATGTAAACAGGATCAGGAAAGAAGGGACTTATAGTTTGTATATAGCTTGTATTCCTTTTGTTAGCAGCACTTAATATTCACACTCCCTAACTGAGATAATGTCTGGTCAAGAACTACATGTTCCGTAAAAAGATCAAAGTACCACTTGTCAGCTGTAAGctcattattttgtatttggaCAGCACTCAAAGTCAGCAGAGAACATAAGGTGAACATGAGGTGGAAGGCGCAGGGGGCTGAGGACAGAGTATTTGGCGTGAGGATGAAGGTGACAAGGTACCTGCTAATGTCGGAATCCAGTTTCTCGAAGAGGGAGCGCGCAGCTTGGGCGCCTAAATTATGTGGCAGTGTCTGTGACCTCACCAGCTCCCGCCTCCGCTCCACACCCCTGCCAGAGGACGTCTCTCTTCCCATGTCCGTAACTCTTTGGGAAAGAGGGAATAAAACGGTCAGAATGCCTCTGAGATCCTCCATATTTCAAGTCTGCGGGCTGGAGCAATCggcagaacacacacaatatgTAGGAAACGTATGGGAGCTACAGCAGATGATTCATGAGAAAATTgttggatgaatgaatgaatttttgtTGTAAGTGAATTCATGTTGTAAGTGAAAGGGTAACTGAGTCATTGGCAGAATGGGCAATGATGCCAAAATGGGGTCAgccttttaaaaggaaaacatagGTTATTGTTCTTGGCTAATCCATCATTACGACAAGCAATTTTATGTGACTAACCTGTCACTGCTGGGTGAAGTCACACTGGAGTACGTCACTGACTTTGAAGGTGCAGAGGCATGCTTATCTGCAAACAAAGCAGAGgtacacgaacacacacacacacacacacacacacacacacacacacaaccacagtgACAGATAGGTATTAAAGACTGCACTTGAGGGACAAAGACCAGCATCTCCACAATTTGTCGCTGGACGAGGGTGTCTGTCAAACTTAGACTGATTTGTTATGAAACATTAACAGTCAGCTGTGGCTCAAGGCAGGGAATGAAGTAGACAGAGGAGGACAACCAGTGCCAGGAGGCTCTGTCTCGGGTGACACAGTGCTATCCTTACTGATCATAGtcctcactgacacacatgcagtttTGACAGGAACgtttttacaatgtttcttCTGACTCCAAGCAGCAAGATTGCTTATTATCAGGGTTCACAGTCCATTTACAAAAAGCCAGCTTCTCATATCAAAGCAAGTCAagtcaaatattaatattcaataTCAAGTCAACAGCCAATATGGGAAAAATTCTTAGCTTTTCTCTTCACAGTCTCCACACATAATGTTTTTCATACCTGGTACCTTGCAGTGagaaacagtgacagagaggagtaAAGTTTCCCAAGGCTCACTGAGGAGAAGATTGATGCCCATTTGCGTCAGCTGGCAGGTCTGAGCTGCCTGCTATTTCCTCTAAATGTCCAGGGGGTGGCGCCTGAATGCAGCACCAGACCTCAGACTTTGCTTATGTTTCTTCTCACACAGTATTATATTTAACCATACACACTAATACCAAAACCATGATATCCACATATGTATTTCCCTGACCTGGTCAGCATGATTACACATCGAATTACATATTCTCTTCATTTCCATCTGCTGTAGAAATTTCTGTTTGTCGAGCATGTTATTCATACAATGAGAGCATAAACATTTGACGCAAGCTGCTCTCTTACGATAATCTAAAAGCCATTTCTTCTGTAACCTGAGACGCTGAGTATCATGGAGAAAATTGAAATGGTGACCTTGCACCTGCAGGGAAAGTCTTCTGGTGAAATTCCCCCAGATTCCCAGACTGAACTGCCCCAGACTGAGCAAAAATAGTTTCGTAATTTTGGTCTTGGATATGTCAAACAAATACTGTActtgaaacagaaacagactttATGACGCACTCTGTATTTAAAGACCATGTCAACCGTCTGCCTCATGACTTAATACCATAATGCAGTTAATCTACACTGGTTGCTACAGCACTGCCCTAGTACCACATAGCTGCTTCCTGGTAAACACATTGCAGACATAGCACAAGAAGAGGATCTATGCTCAACACAAAGGCTGTGGAACCTCTAAAGACAAACTGtggatttttgtgtgtgtgtcagtgtatgtgtgtgtatatattcaaTGTGTACTGTAGGCTTATGCTATTACCTGGTCCAGGTGTGTGACCATTCTCCAACACAGCAGGGCCTAGAGCAGAACTGGTTTCAGTGGGTCCATCTCTCTCAatactctgtgaaaaaaaagaaagcgcAGATCAAACATTGCTCCAATTAAATCACAGGCACACAAAGATGAAACAGCGATAGCAGTGATTCAAAACAGACCCATTAATCTGATTTCCTGGGCCCTTcatactggtgtgtgtgtatcaccATACGTATGggtttatttttgtgcagtAAGCAGGTGGGGAAGCACTTCATGTTATGGAACAGTGTTccttctcctttcctcccctctGTACTGATACTCTGACAGGCAAACTGTGGACAGCTGTGCTCACCACATAGCAAAGGGACAGTGACTCTATCACACACGTCAGAGAATAATCTTTCAGGGAGACAAACAGAACatcatgttttggtttttttattGGAAGGTCTTTTATTTCTGCCCTTTACAGGAGTTACTAAGTTAAGTGACTCGCTTAAGGATATAATCATTATTCCACATGAAACCCCACCTCAACTTACTCATTGCTCATATTTACTACACAAAGACTGAGACCAAAAACTAAAGCATGGACCCACATGGTTCGCCAATGATCCCAGTGTATCTCCATGACAGGCTGGGAGAGCACAACATAAACACTTGCTTTGGGCCCAAGCTGTCCTGTATTCCATTCCTCCAAACCCCCTCCCAGTGTTTTGCAGAAGAGCTCTTTAGCTGTCAGTTATCACGTGACAGGCCCACAATCACTATATATAAACTTTCTCACAtgctttttgtcatttcaaTTGGGACAGTGGCAAAACAACTGTCGGTAGGTGGGGTCCTGCTGGTCTATTTTTACCCTGAGATACCTCTGCAATGCCTCTCACTGACATGCCTTCTTTATATAGTTCCTAATAATGAGGCAGAGAATAGCTGAGGCCACACGTTCCAGCACTGGTTCAGTGACCTTGTGATAATGGCTTTGTGTGAAAATCAATGTGTTGAAACCTGGGGTGTGGGATGTTTTCATTAAAGTGGGTGTGTGTAACACAGCAGGTCAAATGGATATGATTAAAAAGTGATCAGCTAATTGCTGTATTCATTTAAGAATGAACAGAAATTGTCAActtcaaaatcaaacacacacaagaccCATCCTGGTACATCTAGTTGTATTGAAGAAATGAGAATATCCTTGACTCCTGTAACTATCAGTATCTTATAAGATAGCCATTTCCCAAGAGAGTAGAACTTGACATAATTTACAGATGCCGCGTCACAGATGACCATTTTGCTGTGCCAGACCCATACATAACATCTATCTCCCTCACACAAAGGTTCACATGTGAGAAGATGATGCATTACTAATTGCACAGTGCAGACAGCCATTGGGCTGTAGGTCATTAATGCCCAGGAATGCTGGTTGGGATTTATGTTTGCAGTTAACCCCTGACATATGGAATCAAGTTAATGGGCATCCACACCATCATCCAGACGAGCACTCTGCACTGAGTACAACAGACCCTTGCACTGTCATCCTTGTAAAACGCAAGTCCTGCTGGTATTTATGGATAATAAACGGGAAGGTTGTTGGTATCGCTGGACTTCATGGAGAAGCTGCAGGTGCCCTAACAAACCCTGTGTACCTGCAATGTTCCTTATCTCCAGCTGAAGAAGCTTTCTAGTGCTGTGGGATATGCGCCTCAGAGGCCCTGGTGTGTTGGACACTACAGTCCAGGTGTCCAAGCTAAACTGCAACCCTATCCATAACCCTGCCAATATGTGAAAACTGGTTTTGTGAATTTTGATGAAGCACAGAGGAGTGGTGGAGTGTTCCTGCATGGCATGCAGTGGTACTGACACTTCTCCCCTGGATGACATTCGAGATTCCCAGAGCTTTTGCCGAGGACATGGAGCAGAGCTCAGCAACAGTGGGGACATTGTGTAAGAGGGACTGCTGTAAGAGGGGTAGGCAGGGAATGCAGATATCTGTCACTCAGGTTCTGGCCACAGACACAATGTCAGACTGTGAAGATATGGCCCTTCTGTATAGCACTGAGAAAAAGAGCGATCCCCAAATACATTCCAAACACCACACTTTAACTTCTACTTGTTCTGTGGGCTAAAAACATCCATACAACAACAGCCCTACAAGAGAAGCTCCCCAACTCACAGAAGGAGGAGACAAACACCCATTGCCTCTTTTGCTGCGCACAGTCACACTGTCTGAGCAGGAACATCAGACACAGGATTAGAGGCTATGAAGAATGAAGGGAACTCTGGCACTGCAGACCTGAGACTGGTTGGCTCTCCTGTGTGGAGGAGGTCAGTGCTTTGAGGGGTGCCTGAGTAGATGGCACACTAAGAAAGGCTTGCCTTGGAGTGTGGAAGGAGACCATGGAGAAAGAGGTCAAAGTGGTTATGGAGATTAGCAGGTGTGTACTGCACAGCAGGGTGATGAAGATCTCACTACTAAGACAGGTCCACACATATCTTCCTCTCAAGCTCTATTGTTACTGTTGAATGAAAAGAATCTCTTGGTGTGATAAACCATCAGGGCTGTGTTAAGGGTCATAAAGGTTCCACAGTCCCACTAAAATAGTCACCCAGGGCTCTACAAGGTTAACCTACAATCTTCTTATGAGCTAACTGAAAGCTATGGATGTGTTAAGCAgggtaaaatgtataaaaatggcAGCACTCCAGATGTCTATGATCCTATTGTCAGTAATGAACATGGATTCTCATCAAGTACACTCAATGCACAAATATATCCTCAGCAACCATGATCATTTTGGCCCAGTTCAGCTGTCTATCAGTTCCATCTCATGAGGGAACTGCTGTCTTAGATAAGCTGAAACTTAGCATTCTTTGCCACGAACAGGGAAGCTATTGACTACCCATAAACTAATTTGAAAACCATGCAGTAGGTGGGACAGTCAACACACAGAAGCTCTGTTCATCCCACGGGttaatgtatttgcatgtaacgaaggtattttcatatttaaaccAGGAAATGATAGTGTGTAGCTTACATATCTGGGTATATGCCATCAATGTGCTCATTATCAGACTTAAAAAACTGTGCAAGGATTTCAGATTGGACATGTTGAATAAAGGCTAGATCTATTCCTCTAACTGTACTGCATTTTGTCCTTAATTTCGAATAAGAGGTTTAATCAATAAAATGtcatcaataaacattttatcagTTGTGTAAGTTATTAAAAATTAACACTACTACTCATTGAATTTTTATTGAATCTATAACTCCAAATCTCAAAACATAAAGGTGCTTATGCAGTTTATGTATAGCTCACCTTTGCACTTTACAGTTTATAAATTGAAAACCCTCCCTTCAATATGGGCTTTGAGCCATGATTTATAAGTGGCTGAGGAGACAGAGTTTATGATTGATCTTGTTACAGAATAAGACATCAGCATGGCATAATCGGAAGTGCTatcatgcacacaaatgctTCACATTGTAATTAGTTTACTACATTCTCTCAACATTATGGGGACATgttccccctgtcccccccacTCAACATGtttcaccccccaccccagcctaCACCCATGCCTGTCCAaaaccaaagacctcaaaaccCAATATTCAATATACTATGCTAACCATcatataaatgacaataatgtaatgtaatgtaatgtactatacTCACACTGGTCTTGCTGGAAGCAGAGATGCTGGCCCTGCTCAAGAATGGAATCGTCTGAGGACTGGGGGTGAACAGATTCTGGGTCCTGCTGGAAAGGGCAGGATGGGTGATAGAAGTGGGCGACCCGGGTGAAGGCCGGCTGCCGGGCACCCAGGAGAGGACCGGGTCAAACGGGGCGATGCCGAGCAGGGCGCTCCTGTCGCATGCCTCGCCCGTCAGCATCTCCACCTGCCGGGTGAGGGTCTCCAGCCGGCTCCGCAGCTGCCGgttctccagctgcagctcggCCATGGCCCGGACCAGGGGCTCGGTCAGGCCCGCGGTCTCCTCCAGGCGCCGCTCCAATCCCAGCTTGAAGGCCTCCACGTCCACGTGGATCTCGCGCATGGCGTCCCGCACAGTGGCCTCGTACCGGGACAGAGTGGCGCTcaccgcctcctcctcctcctccagggccCCCGCTCCAAGAGAGGTCCGCCGGCCTCCGTCCATGGCTGCTGCTCTTCTCCTCTGTCACTGCCTGTCACCGTATGTTTGTATAATCTGTCCCTCTGATCCTCTGTCAGCAGGGGCTTTCCCAGCCAATCCCgagcaataaaaaaatgttaaaagatCCTCATGGAACGTGAGTCTGTGCCAAAAACTAATTCAACAGCCTGTAAAAGGAGTGTGCTAAAATTTTGAATGTTCTCATGTAAAAGAGAATAGTCAGTCAaccagaataaaaaataatgtagaCTTTGATTTTGAGGACAAATACATTCTGAAGTGCTGTTAAATTCTTGCCTCAAGCAGTGTATCTTCTTCAAGTAAAAATTGtttaaagagaggaaaaaagcttTGTGGTCAAGCCTGAGTGcagtactgcagcagtgtggattCTCAAAGCCATTCTGTCCTCagcctgttgtgtgtgtgtgggtgtgtgtgcgtgtgtgtgcgcgtgtgtgtgttgcgtgtttTGACCTCAAGCCTGGTTGCCTGGTTCACCTTCAAAGCTGCCAGTTGCATCTGCCTGCCCTGCAAACTCACTGCCATTTAAAGAGCCAGTCATGGAGGGTGTTTCATTTCCCACTTCTCCAGCAGGTGGCGACAGAGTGGGAGGTGGGAATAAGGAGGGCTggattttcattacattacattgcattatgttatttagcagacgctcttacttATTTTCGGCTCATCTTAGCCCACCAAATGTTTAAAGAATGTGAGTACAGCTTAAGAACTGAGAAATAGTTTGCTGTACCACTCACttgctcatttttaaacaagttTTGGTTTACAGTAGTTAGCTAATAAACAGGAGCTAACTCCATAAGCACTCCATTACAGCAATCTGTCCTCTCACCGCggggagaaaataaacaaacttcATTACTTGGGACTGCAGTGCCTTGTCCAAGATGCAGAACTTCGCTGTGCATTTTACCTTAGATTGAATTATGGACACATAGGAGTGCTTCATTGTAAAGAGTTAGTTAGATCAGtttaaaaacatactgtaaactGGATCCAGGAGTTGTATAAGAACGCACTCTGTTTGTCTTCCTGCCTGCTCGAGCACAGTAGACCAGGCTGGAACTATCCTGAGGATAAGGTGAAGTGTCTGCTGCTTTTAATGTTCCTGAGTGTCTTGGAGATCATAAAAGGGTTCTACTCCAGACACAACAGAGGATGTGATGGAAATCTATCAGGGAAGGTTCCAGGGATCAGAGCAGGGGACAGAGGATTGTCAGATATCAGTCACTCACAGGttaaagagacaaagagagcgTGGGAGGTGAAGAGGGTGAttaacagagagaaatgaaatgctgtttgtGAACAGATGCCATTCCTGAGACATATATGCAACATGCCAAGAAGTGGGTGTGGAGATCCATGCAAAAAACTGTctgacagacacgcacacacacgcacgcatacacacacacacacacacacaaacaatcagCCACACATGCAGCtataatttatgaaaatgtatgtagtCAGTGATGCAGACTTCAGGGAATCTGAACACAGCATATTAATCAGTGAGGTGTGCCTCATGTCAACAGGCTgttttatttaagaaaacaacacatacaAATTGAGTTGAGCTGCTGATCACAGCAGGACCAAATAACCACTTTATTTCATCATTAGTATTATCGTACCCCACAATTATCATCACCAAACACATCATCAAAAACTAGCATCAAATGTTTCATTCTTGGCTGTGTTACTGTGCTCTGTAATAATATTGAGATCTGTCcttcaaaatatatttactgaataaaGTACTGATGATGCACAGCAGTTCTCTGAAATAACGTCccaaataaaattgttttacaCTCCAGAATGTTCTTCCATTTGTTAAGAAAGGTGCATTGTTTTCCTGATTGTTACATCCAGTAATTCACCCCTTGgtggaaaaacagctttgtcCTCAGGTTCTCAAGTTTACTCCCTCCTCCAAACCACCCACTTGGGCCCCATATTACAGGAATCCAGATGTCAAGAGGGGTCGAAGCAGAAGGGGAGATGGAGGAAGGTTGAAGAGTTTCTGTCCTCTGCCTACTATCTGTCTCCACGTCTTCAGACATGCCCTCTTAGTATGGCTTCCTCTGCGTAAAGGAAACAGTGAACAGATAGttcaaagacacagacacacacacacacacacacacgcacacgcacacacacacgcaccacatgcacacacacacgcaccacatgcacacacacacacatagtgtaTTAACAGGAGACAGAAAGTGATTGACCCCCTACCCTGTACTTCTGAAGAAGTATGAAGTGTCACAAAGGTCTCCTGTGACAAATTTGTATTTGCCAAATCACTCACAATACACAAATATAGTAAGTACATTGCAaactggattttaaaataaatgagtgatAATATCCTCATGGAGGAATAAAACCTTAATATTGCCCTTTATTGACACGATTCGACTCACCTTATTTGCTTCTCTTCTTGCTGtatgggaaagagagaagaggctCACTGATTAGGGCAAATTATTCAGAGgtaacacaaagacaaaatggcaaaatatttcatatacataATAGAACAGTCAGTAACAGCAAGGGGGTTAGCACCACACTATTTTAGCACAACTCTAAAGCAAGcaatgttcattttcacatgcatacagtgcataATAACTAAGCAACAGAGTACATACACTATACTGatcactgaactgaaaaaatgcTCTACAAATACAGTATCATTTATTAAAGGTGCACTGATGTACCAATTAGACTGGTAGTTATTTTTCATTCCAGAAATTATAGACTAATAGATGTTTTGATGTGTAAAGTGCAACTCGGATGTAGCTACTACATAAGTTATGAAACACTGAATGCAGTGAAAGAGCAATGGAAATTTAACTTGCTACGAGGGCCTACTGTCAACTTGTCATGTCAAATGTAAATCAAGAGAAAATCAAGAGGTTGGAATCAGCTTCACACATGtactttttgtttatttactgatCAATGAATTCAAATACTTGAATAGatggttatatatatattgtacCATCTGATCCAAAGTACAGTAATCAACTTGACTATAAAGCAACTGGGGAGCTGAAAGCATATATAACAGAAATGTTTGGATGAGTATTGGCTGCCATTAGTTTCTtgatttggtcatttttaaagCCTCAAGCATGGTGATGCTGTAATTCTTGTTTGGATTGGTCAATTGGAATTGAAgccaaacaaacacaactgGCAACACAGGTAAACTGGAAGATGCTTCTTTTACTGAAATTTATCTGAAGCTCTAATGAAGACAGGGCTAAGGCTAAAGTAGCTGTTACTGTGTTTTAACAGGTCTGCATATTCTCACTTAGgtttaatttaaaacacaccATTTCGAGATGCATTAAATAGAACTCCTCATTCGGAATCCCAAAGCAGGCACTTGCAGATTGCAGCCTTAGCTAAAATTGTTCAGCTGCAGGAAGCAAACTGGTTTTGTCTGTTTCTATAAAAGTGATTTAGGATGAGTGAGTAAAGGGGTTGAACAGATGGGACTCACCTTCATGGAGATAGCGGAGCATCAGGACCAGAACCACGACCATTACCCCTATAAACACCACAGCCATGActccccacagcacagagccccagCTCATAGGCTCTGAAACAACATCGAAACATAATTTAGCACAACAGAGCTCCTTTAAACCAGCTTAATGCAAGCCTCATTCAACACTAACTGTGACTTTCTTACTGGCAGAACACTTCTTTCCACAACACTGCCTCTGTGGGCACAACATGTCATTCTGTAAAACTGGAATCAAAGGAAATTacttgtctttatttttgtttccaaattattttattatttttttacatgtccaTGCTTCATGATAAATAACCAGTCTTACGTCTTAGACCCTCCCTACCTCAATCAAAAGCACAAGTGGATGATTTGAACATCCAACATTATTCAATTTTCTtctcaaatattttctttaaaaaaaaaaatttcaatgtGTAATCTGTGATTCAGTCTGATCCCCAACTACGAGGATAtcggtgtgtgtttgcatcaactgtattaaaaaatgcaaacccTTGGGAGAGCTCTTATTGTGCTGGTAAACGTTTATTTGCATTAGTGCTAAAAATGTACTGATTGTTTTTTCCTTCAATGAAAATCAACCCAGTTTAGCTCAGATTAGCTTGCAATCCCATCTCTACACTCAGACTCACCTGTGACGGTCAGGGTGAAGCTCTTCCGGACAGGGGTGCGTAAGGAGTGGTGGGAGACCCGGCAGGTGTAGGTGTAGCCCGAGTCAGCGAGTGAGGGGCGCAGCAGGAAGAAGGCCGACAGGGAGTAGGTGCCGTCGGGGTGGTGGCGGTGGCTGGAGTACAGCACGTTCTTCAGCACCTCCGGCAGCCGcccgccaccccccccttccctcagcCACTCCAGCTGCACGTCCAGCGGGTAGTACCCCTGCGCATCGCACACCACCTTCAGCTCCTCACCCTGCTGGAGGGACAGCGAGGAGGCCACATTTACGGACGCCCGGGGGCTCTCTGGGAGGAGACAAACAGACATTACCGTGGTTAAAGAGTTGGTTAAACAGATAACCCTATACAGACAATCATAGAAATGACCATACCCATACAAAGACCAGCTCCTCTGCTCATCTCACCCATATGCATGTCTGACTGCATATGACTCTACTCCACTGATTCTGTCCCCATTCAACTGACACACTGCCAAGGGGAGGTGGCTTTTGTGTTTCAATGAACTCAAGTGCTATGCCACGAGGAGACTAGGGTCACCCACGCTGGACTggttgagagggagagacctgACAGTTCAGTTCCTGATCCCTCAGGTTAAGAATTAGACATAAGACTAGCAACCAAAGGCTGGGCAGCAATGTGACAAAGGTAAAGAGCACGGCTTGTAAccgcaaggttgctggtttgattcctcgctTAagcactgttgtacccttgggcaaggtacttcacccagaattgcctcagtaaatatccaactgtataaatgggcaacatgtaaagttgtaacctgtgtataagagcgtctcctaaatgacaataaagcaatgtaatgtaatgctacagatacagagacacaaCTTCTGCCAGAAGACCGGGCTGTTCAACAGCTGTGAAGCACCCCGCTGCAGAAATGACTggtgacagtgaaagagagcaGGAAGCTGCCATTGTGATCCCTCCAGCCACTAGcaaaaaactaaaatcaaaCCTCCATGCGGTTtcccaccccaccacacacacccagcagcagCCTCACCTTGGATGTTCAGGGCAATGTCGTGGCTCCCGTAGAGCGGAGGCACATAGACGGAGCAGATGTACGTCCCCTCGCTGGTCACTTTGGTGAGGGGGATCCGGAGGGAGGCGTCACCCCCGCCAATGGCCCTGGCGGACACGCCGCTGCCCTCGCTCTTCCCTGAGCGGCTGGTGTAGCTGAAGAGCTTGGAGCGCTCACCGCGCCGCTGCAACCGCCACTCCACGGTCAGGTCCGGCCTCTTGTGGTCCACGGCAAACTGGCAGTGCAGCGTCTGCTCCCTCAGCAGGCCCACCGCCACCGAGGGGGAGCGCGTCAGGACCACCATCACCGCTGCAGGCAGGGAGGGGCGAGGGGGgtgagcagggagggggaggtctACCTATCTTTGAATATCAACACTGcagcatagtggcaaggagcatggctcataagaacatatgatgacgagaacaggtcattcgccatttcttaattaaagagtatccaaaactgcatcaagtctagacttgaacacagcaagggtctctgcctcaactacatgacctggcaacctattccatgtattgataactctttgtgtaaaataatatttccttatatcagtgctgaacttactcttaactagtgtccatttatgtcctcttgttttacagactgaactcaccctaaagaatctattatagttaaccttattgattccttttataaatttaaatacctcaattaaatcacctctaagcctcctcttgcttagtctaaataggttaagtaacttgagtctttcctcctagcttttatatttcatgccaggaactaatttagttgcccttctttgaaccttttctagagcttcgatatcttttttatagtgcggtgcccagaactgcacacagtattccaggtgcagtctgacta
This genomic interval carries:
- the LOC118783480 gene encoding smoothelin-like protein 2; amino-acid sequence: MDGGRRTSLGAGALEEEEEAVSATLSRYEATVRDAMREIHVDVEAFKLGLERRLEETAGLTEPLVRAMAELQLENRQLRSRLETLTRQVEMLTGEACDRSALLGIAPFDPVLSWVPGSRPSPGSPTSITHPALSSRTQNLFTPSPQTIPFLSRASISASSKTSSIERDGPTETSSALGPAVLENGHTPGPDKHASAPSKSVTYSSVTSPSSDRVTDMGRETSSGRGVERRRELVRSQTLPHNLGAQAARSLFEKLDSDISRSKPQDSKPKLKRSQSFGVVSASSIKQILLDWCRSKTIGYENIDIQNFSSSWSNGLAFCALVHSFFPTEFDYSTLTPANRKRNFELAFGIAETKAGCDRLIEVEDMMQMGRRPDPMCVFTYVQALYNHLRKFE
- the dhrs13b.2 gene encoding tapasin-related protein translates to MKLILFILSTVVYSGALGSQSLQDLRWLGCELIEDQILTDASGQPETRHHHLPAMLQFGQPGDSPIEPDTITFLVTGTKVDMRRYVEGGTDQLKCEIRRYSTGGIQMRWPGPGAEERDVWFTCTLSHREGLFVLTTFLRHTPATSADPQEDYTKMFPIRDRDTLVTTAVMVVLTRSPSVAVGLLREQTLHCQFAVDHKRPDLTVEWRLQRRGERSKLFSYTSRSGKSEGSGVSARAIGGGDASLRIPLTKVTSEGTYICSVYVPPLYGSHDIALNIQESPRASVNVASSLSLQQGEELKVVCDAQGYYPLDVQLEWLREGGGGGRLPEVLKNVLYSSHRHHPDGTYSLSAFFLLRPSLADSGYTYTCRVSHHSLRTPVRKSFTLTVTEPMSWGSVLWGVMAVVFIGVMVVVLVLMLRYLHEARREANKRKPY